A window of Esox lucius isolate fEsoLuc1 chromosome 18, fEsoLuc1.pri, whole genome shotgun sequence contains these coding sequences:
- the lrp11 gene encoding low-density lipoprotein receptor-related protein 11 isoform X1 → MPFNCVNIMALVQHHRLMLLFCMVTSIHTRSSQISDLKSKISGVEELLEEFRKQLQQDQTDNRDEEDVVDVCLGDFNAVEEHIIRARASIEQGATFLSVPDRVYSWKDCLHACCADPHCTLAVVQEDLRQSDDSLSCYLFNCTYRNKNVCSFAAQAGFSAYTRAHNATGHLTFSIGNGDANKLAHLIRRPTEKLGAEDGSQMQDMDEPPRSDAGQDVVIQLPTDWAVLDGRDSVDDQGVTRYKWALVKGDPAINMKVTHPGLLKISGLQEGVYIFQMTVTDIAGQKSSDNVTVTVLAPERQAKVCTGHCSQYQFMCDDGCCIDISYACDGKQQCPDRSDEAFCQSFDGNRKSVTHPSGQTVSQVPVAQPEDTEDHSMTQGGHRKTMEEARPPPPQTPQIPQSVDRSRVVPHVLPQPSHSEGESPVSKEPCTELPAVGPCKGIFPRWFYDPVAGECKHFIYGGCKGNHNNFLQQPDCVSECMNGTGPAFELTTVAPGPTTKQAGRADVLKVTMKWPEISPQTESDVIPIFKSHAGHPVPEPGAILPLALGLIITALLLLMIGCRMRMVRHRLKKTRPLTTEESDYLINGMYL, encoded by the exons ATGCCGTTTAACTGCGTAAACATAATGGCTTTGGTTCagcatcatagactcatgctgctGTTTTGTATGGTGACTAGCATTCACACCCGGTCTTCTCAAATATCGGACTTAAAATCCAAAATATCAGGTGTGGAAGAGCTTTTAGAAGAATTCCGCAAGCAGCTCCAACAGGACCAGACGGATAACAGGGATGAGGAGGATGTGGTAGACGTCTGCCTCGGGGATTTTAACGCAGTAGAGGAGCACATCATCCGAGCGAGGGCATCCATTGAGCAGGGGGCTACCTTCCTCTCGGTTCCTGACCGGGTTTACAGCTGGAAAGACTGTCTCCATGCGTGCTGCGCAGACCCTCACTGCACATTGGCGGTCGTTCAGGAGGACTTGAGACAGTCGGACGACAGCCTAAGCTGCTATTTGTTCAACTGCACCTATAGAAATAAAAACGTTTGCTCGTTTGCCGCACAGGCTGGGTTCAGCGCCTATACCCGGGCTCACAATGCAACAGGGCACCTTACTTTCTCCATTGGCAATGGAGATGCAAACAAATTGGCCCATTTGATTAGGAGACCTACGGAAAAACTTGGTGCTGAGGATGGCAGTCAAATGCAAG ACATGGACGAGCCGCCCCGCAGTGATGCCGGCCAGGATGTGGTAATCCAGCTGCCAACTGACTGGGCCGTGCTAGACGGCCGGGACAGTGTAGATGACCAAGGCGTCACTCGGTACAAATGGGCCCTGGTAAAGGGTGACCCGGCCATCAACATGAAG GTAACCCATCCAGGGTTACTTAAGATCAGTGGTCTACAGGAGGGCGTCTATATTTTCCAGATGACTGTTACCGACATTGCAGGACAGAAGAGCTCGGACAATGTCACTGTGACGGTGCTAGCTCCAGAACGCCAAGCTAAAG TGTGTACAGGCCACTGTTCGCAATACCAGTTCATGTGTGATGATGGCTGCTGTATTGACATCTCCTACGCCTGCGATGGGAAGCAGCAGTGTCCTGACCGCTCGGATGAGGCCTTCTGCCAGAGCt TTGATGGGAACAGGAAGTCAGTGACCCACCCCTCAGGTCAAACCGTCTCGCAGGTGCCTGTGGCCCAGCCAGAGGATACAGAGGACCACTCCATGACCCAGGGTGGGCATAGGAAGACCATGGAGGAGGCCAGACCACCGCCACCACAAACCCCACAGATCCCACAGTCCGTTGACAGGAGCCGGGTTGTGCCTCACGTCCTGCCACAGCCAAGTCACAGTGAAGGGGAAAGTCCTGTCAGTAAAG AGCCCTGTACGGAGCTCCCTGCTGTGGGGCCTTGCAAAGGCATCTTCCCACGCTGGTTCTATGACCCCGTGGCTGGAGAGTGTAAGCACTTCATCTATGGAGGCTGCAAAGGAAACCACAACAACTTCCTGCAGCAGCCAGACTGTGTCAGTGAATGCATGAATGGAACAG GTCCTGCTTTCGAGTTAACGACCGTGGCACCTGGCCCCACCACAAAACAAGCAGGGAGGG CTGATGTCCTTAAAGTGACCATGAAGTGGCCAGAGATCAGCCCGCAAACAGAGAGTGACGTGATCCCAATATTCAAATCCCACGCAGGACACCCTGTGCCAGAGCCAG GTGCAATCCTTCCATTGGCTCTGGGCCTGATCATCACTGCTCTGTTGCTGCTTATGATTGGCTGTCGCATGCGGATGGTCCGCCACAGGCTGAAGAAGACCCGCCCCCTCACCACGGAGGAGTCTGATTATCTCATCAATGGCATGTACCTGTAG
- the lrp11 gene encoding low-density lipoprotein receptor-related protein 11 isoform X2: protein MPFNCVNIMALVQHHRLMLLFCMVTSIHTRSSQISDLKSKISGVEELLEEFRKQLQQDQTDNRDEEDVVDVCLGDFNAVEEHIIRARASIEQGATFLSVPDRVYSWKDCLHACCADPHCTLAVVQEDLRQSDDSLSCYLFNCTYRNKNVCSFAAQAGFSAYTRAHNATGHLTFSIGNGDANKLAHLIRRPTEKLGAEDGSQMQDMDEPPRSDAGQDVVIQLPTDWAVLDGRDSVDDQGVTRYKWALVKGDPAINMKVTHPGLLKISGLQEGVYIFQMTVTDIAGQKSSDNVTVTVLAPERQAKVCTGHCSQYQFMCDDGCCIDISYACDGKQQCPDRSDEAFCQSFDGNRKSVTHPSGQTVSQVPVAQPEDTEDHSMTQGGHRKTMEEARPPPPQTPQIPQSVDRSRVVPHVLPQPSHSEGESPVSKADVLKVTMKWPEISPQTESDVIPIFKSHAGHPVPEPGAILPLALGLIITALLLLMIGCRMRMVRHRLKKTRPLTTEESDYLINGMYL from the exons ATGCCGTTTAACTGCGTAAACATAATGGCTTTGGTTCagcatcatagactcatgctgctGTTTTGTATGGTGACTAGCATTCACACCCGGTCTTCTCAAATATCGGACTTAAAATCCAAAATATCAGGTGTGGAAGAGCTTTTAGAAGAATTCCGCAAGCAGCTCCAACAGGACCAGACGGATAACAGGGATGAGGAGGATGTGGTAGACGTCTGCCTCGGGGATTTTAACGCAGTAGAGGAGCACATCATCCGAGCGAGGGCATCCATTGAGCAGGGGGCTACCTTCCTCTCGGTTCCTGACCGGGTTTACAGCTGGAAAGACTGTCTCCATGCGTGCTGCGCAGACCCTCACTGCACATTGGCGGTCGTTCAGGAGGACTTGAGACAGTCGGACGACAGCCTAAGCTGCTATTTGTTCAACTGCACCTATAGAAATAAAAACGTTTGCTCGTTTGCCGCACAGGCTGGGTTCAGCGCCTATACCCGGGCTCACAATGCAACAGGGCACCTTACTTTCTCCATTGGCAATGGAGATGCAAACAAATTGGCCCATTTGATTAGGAGACCTACGGAAAAACTTGGTGCTGAGGATGGCAGTCAAATGCAAG ACATGGACGAGCCGCCCCGCAGTGATGCCGGCCAGGATGTGGTAATCCAGCTGCCAACTGACTGGGCCGTGCTAGACGGCCGGGACAGTGTAGATGACCAAGGCGTCACTCGGTACAAATGGGCCCTGGTAAAGGGTGACCCGGCCATCAACATGAAG GTAACCCATCCAGGGTTACTTAAGATCAGTGGTCTACAGGAGGGCGTCTATATTTTCCAGATGACTGTTACCGACATTGCAGGACAGAAGAGCTCGGACAATGTCACTGTGACGGTGCTAGCTCCAGAACGCCAAGCTAAAG TGTGTACAGGCCACTGTTCGCAATACCAGTTCATGTGTGATGATGGCTGCTGTATTGACATCTCCTACGCCTGCGATGGGAAGCAGCAGTGTCCTGACCGCTCGGATGAGGCCTTCTGCCAGAGCt TTGATGGGAACAGGAAGTCAGTGACCCACCCCTCAGGTCAAACCGTCTCGCAGGTGCCTGTGGCCCAGCCAGAGGATACAGAGGACCACTCCATGACCCAGGGTGGGCATAGGAAGACCATGGAGGAGGCCAGACCACCGCCACCACAAACCCCACAGATCCCACAGTCCGTTGACAGGAGCCGGGTTGTGCCTCACGTCCTGCCACAGCCAAGTCACAGTGAAGGGGAAAGTCCTGTCAGTAAAG CTGATGTCCTTAAAGTGACCATGAAGTGGCCAGAGATCAGCCCGCAAACAGAGAGTGACGTGATCCCAATATTCAAATCCCACGCAGGACACCCTGTGCCAGAGCCAG GTGCAATCCTTCCATTGGCTCTGGGCCTGATCATCACTGCTCTGTTGCTGCTTATGATTGGCTGTCGCATGCGGATGGTCCGCCACAGGCTGAAGAAGACCCGCCCCCTCACCACGGAGGAGTCTGATTATCTCATCAATGGCATGTACCTGTAG